A stretch of the Asticcacaulis sp. ZE23SCel15 genome encodes the following:
- a CDS encoding peptidoglycan DD-metalloendopeptidase family protein — translation MSKKSFGRLRDVLEQTFPERHLYIRSNGETRGYVLSSGKQFGFTVLASVAVTWLAISTGAVMFIALSESASERQISLMKAQSERWVADRQARLDSATKQLTQASGSLDELASTVEKRHGALIHILKDFKNVPGAAATLSPAPVDEALPPIERIYAVRAEQERMVGKAENFAKSRAERLRLAFRLAGLNPAAYAQGGSNANPLLEAKDSKELAQYLDVDEGFASRIRNAAINLNDMRGLQKSSETLPFNRPSYNVRTTSGFGVRFDPINGRPRSHLGLDFAGPYLTPIYSTAPGIVSFSGVRSGYGNAVEIDHGNGFKTRYAHMQSMSVRAGQRVAVGQRLGAMGSTGRSTGVHLHYEVWLNGRPQNPARFVKAGDYVQQN, via the coding sequence ATGAGTAAGAAAAGCTTTGGACGCCTTCGTGACGTACTGGAACAAACCTTTCCGGAACGTCACCTCTATATTCGCTCAAACGGCGAAACCCGTGGCTATGTCCTGAGCTCAGGCAAGCAATTTGGGTTTACGGTACTGGCTTCGGTCGCGGTCACCTGGCTTGCCATATCCACAGGTGCGGTGATGTTCATTGCCCTGTCTGAGAGCGCATCCGAGCGACAAATCAGCCTGATGAAGGCCCAGTCCGAACGCTGGGTTGCTGACCGTCAGGCCCGCCTCGACAGCGCCACCAAGCAACTGACTCAGGCGTCAGGATCGCTTGATGAACTGGCGTCAACCGTTGAAAAACGTCACGGCGCATTGATCCATATTCTGAAAGATTTCAAGAACGTACCCGGTGCGGCTGCGACCTTGTCTCCGGCACCCGTTGATGAGGCCTTACCGCCCATTGAACGTATTTACGCCGTCCGTGCCGAGCAGGAACGCATGGTGGGTAAGGCTGAGAATTTTGCCAAATCCCGCGCCGAACGCTTAAGGCTGGCCTTCCGTCTGGCTGGACTTAATCCCGCCGCCTATGCGCAGGGCGGCTCAAACGCCAACCCACTGCTGGAAGCCAAGGATTCCAAGGAGCTGGCCCAGTATCTTGATGTCGACGAAGGCTTCGCGTCACGCATACGTAATGCGGCGATCAATCTCAATGATATGCGCGGCCTGCAAAAGTCGTCTGAGACCCTGCCGTTCAACCGCCCCTCCTATAATGTCCGCACCACATCAGGCTTTGGCGTGCGCTTCGATCCCATTAATGGACGCCCCAGAAGCCATCTTGGCCTCGATTTTGCAGGCCCCTATCTTACCCCGATCTACTCAACGGCGCCTGGCATAGTTTCGTTTTCAGGTGTGCGCAGTGGCTACGGGAACGCGGTCGAAATCGACCACGGCAATGGATTTAAAACTCGCTACGCTCATATGCAGTCTATGTCTGTACGTGCCGGCCAACGTGTGGCGGTCGGTCAAAGACTGGGGGCAATGGGTTCTACTGGTCGCTCGACCGGCGTGCATCTTCATTACGAAGTGTGGCTCAATGGTCGTCCTCAAAACCCTGCACGCTTTGTAAAGGCTGGAGATTATGTTCAACAAAACTAA
- a CDS encoding peroxiredoxin, whose translation MAKAQINQNEFEPFTAPDFTLPSSRGGDVTLRDLKGQWVVLFFYPKDNTEGCTIEAREFSALAGEFGALDTALFGISKDSLKKHTNFINKFDLDLTLLADESTQTIQAYGLWAEKTLYGKKYMGTERATFLIHPDGTVRKVWRNVKVGGHAAEVLSALKGFKS comes from the coding sequence ATGGCAAAAGCACAGATAAATCAAAACGAATTTGAACCTTTTACAGCACCGGATTTCACTCTGCCCTCATCAAGGGGCGGCGATGTTACCTTGCGCGACCTCAAAGGTCAGTGGGTGGTGCTGTTTTTCTACCCCAAGGACAATACCGAAGGCTGCACTATCGAGGCCCGCGAATTTTCAGCTCTGGCTGGCGAGTTTGGGGCACTGGACACCGCTCTGTTTGGCATTTCAAAAGACAGTCTTAAGAAACATACCAATTTTATCAATAAGTTCGATCTTGATCTTACACTGTTGGCTGATGAAAGCACGCAGACCATTCAGGCCTATGGGCTATGGGCTGAAAAGACGCTGTACGGCAAAAAATATATGGGCACAGAACGCGCAACCTTCCTGATCCATCCGGATGGAACGGTGCGCAAAGTCTGGCGCAACGTAAAAGTGGGTGGCCACGCCGCGGAGGTATTATCGGCCCTGAAAGGCTTCAAATCCTGA